One segment of Sulfobacillus thermosulfidooxidans DSM 9293 DNA contains the following:
- the mraY gene encoding phospho-N-acetylmuramoyl-pentapeptide-transferase — protein MNVVYAGLLGFVVAFGLGPIVIPVLHRLKFGQMVRDVGPQSHLKKQGTPTMGGLLFLLPLPLAVLLFADNNLEAWALVTLIWSYGMIGLADDLLKVVFKRPLGLKAREKLLFQILFAVAFTWLAARRFHADGPYVLPFHWGTVALPWIFGPLSVLAILGSGNAVNLTDGLDGLAAGAVTLTMAFFAFWGVVHHQMALALVSTALIGSLIGFLRYNIHPARVFMGDTGSLALGAALAGAAIVSRTTLILPIIGLLFVLETLSVIIQVLSFRLTGRRVFRMSPLHHHFELGGWPEERVVAVFWLIAAMGAAVAWWWM, from the coding sequence TTGAACGTTGTTTACGCTGGTCTCCTGGGTTTTGTTGTGGCCTTTGGACTCGGACCCATTGTCATTCCCGTATTGCACCGGCTCAAATTTGGGCAGATGGTTCGAGATGTTGGTCCCCAGTCACATTTAAAAAAACAGGGGACACCAACTATGGGCGGGTTATTGTTTCTCTTACCTTTGCCATTGGCCGTCTTATTATTTGCGGACAATAACCTGGAAGCATGGGCATTGGTGACGTTAATTTGGTCCTACGGGATGATTGGTTTAGCCGATGATTTGTTAAAAGTAGTATTTAAGCGCCCACTAGGACTCAAAGCACGCGAAAAATTACTTTTTCAGATCCTTTTTGCCGTGGCGTTTACGTGGTTGGCGGCACGACGATTTCATGCGGACGGGCCATATGTACTACCGTTTCATTGGGGGACAGTGGCGCTGCCTTGGATTTTCGGTCCCTTGTCCGTTCTAGCCATTTTAGGGAGTGGTAACGCGGTTAATCTTACGGACGGTCTCGATGGACTAGCAGCAGGGGCTGTCACCTTGACGATGGCGTTCTTTGCGTTTTGGGGGGTAGTTCATCATCAAATGGCTCTAGCTCTGGTCTCAACCGCTCTTATTGGTTCTCTTATTGGCTTTTTACGCTACAATATCCATCCGGCCCGGGTATTCATGGGGGACACGGGATCGTTAGCTCTGGGTGCGGCATTGGCTGGAGCCGCTATTGTATCGCGCACAACCCTGATTTTGCCGATCATTGGCTTATTATTTGTCCTTGAAACACTTTCCGTGATCATTCAAGTCTTAAGCTTTCGTTTAACGGGCAGACGCGTTTTTCGGATGAGCCCCTTACACCATCATTTTGAATTAGGGGGATGGCCAGAAGAACGCGTTGTGGCAGTGTTTTGGCTCATTGCCGCTATGGGTGCTGCGGTGGCATGGTGGTGGATGTAA
- a CDS encoding UDP-N-acetylmuramoyl-tripeptide--D-alanyl-D-alanine ligase, with protein MMVVKVKDIVDFCSARAWGVELDDVLKDVTIHSQEVRPGSLFVALPGTRTHGHQFVPDVWAQGGIAMVEKTYAPITGPSLVVDSPLMAMGTLTRSLVDTRHITVVGITGSVGKTSAKELIAATLQSKFVVGKSQGNYNTAIGIPLSFLRSPDSMTHFVAEMGMRALGEIAQLTTITPPDVAVITNIGPNHLESLGSIKNIQRAKGEILQGLKPQGTAVLNADDPLVRELGEHLSDHPILWFGHKSGDVIIDRVHMLDTATEVTLLYQGDAVTIRIPWLGKQHGANVAAAFLVGTALGLCPDEIRRGLEQVDPGTGRLQRRSVGSLTILADYYNASPLSTTMSLQILAAHKTMGRRIAVLGDMLELGSQEEPGHWQVGTAASRNADMVLAVGSRARIIAKAANLEKSGVATWVANLNEAFAWLQTQVRADDVILLKASHGMNFDELYQRLKDWGGPS; from the coding sequence ATGATGGTTGTGAAAGTTAAGGATATCGTCGATTTCTGTTCCGCGAGAGCTTGGGGAGTCGAATTAGACGATGTATTAAAAGATGTTACCATCCATAGTCAAGAAGTTCGACCGGGATCATTATTCGTGGCCCTCCCCGGAACTCGAACGCATGGACATCAATTTGTTCCGGACGTTTGGGCCCAAGGCGGCATTGCCATGGTGGAAAAGACGTATGCACCCATCACCGGTCCTAGCCTTGTGGTAGATTCGCCTCTCATGGCCATGGGAACACTGACCCGGAGTCTAGTGGATACCCGGCATATTACGGTTGTTGGAATAACCGGTAGTGTGGGAAAAACTAGTGCCAAGGAACTTATTGCGGCGACCTTACAATCCAAGTTTGTGGTAGGGAAATCCCAGGGAAACTATAATACGGCGATTGGTATTCCTCTGTCCTTTTTGCGCAGTCCCGATTCGATGACCCATTTTGTCGCCGAAATGGGTATGAGGGCTTTAGGAGAAATCGCGCAGTTGACAACTATCACACCACCCGATGTCGCAGTGATTACAAATATTGGTCCAAACCATTTGGAATCTTTAGGGAGCATCAAAAACATTCAACGGGCTAAAGGAGAAATTTTGCAGGGTCTGAAACCCCAAGGCACGGCTGTGCTTAATGCGGATGATCCCTTGGTACGTGAATTAGGAGAACATCTATCCGATCATCCGATTTTGTGGTTTGGCCATAAATCGGGGGATGTCATCATTGACCGCGTTCACATGCTGGATACGGCGACGGAAGTCACATTATTATATCAGGGCGATGCCGTGACAATTCGTATTCCCTGGTTAGGGAAACAACATGGCGCCAATGTTGCGGCAGCGTTTTTGGTAGGTACCGCATTAGGACTTTGTCCTGACGAAATTCGGAGGGGCCTTGAACAGGTCGACCCGGGAACGGGCCGGTTGCAGCGGCGGTCGGTTGGATCCCTAACGATTTTGGCCGATTATTACAATGCCAGTCCCCTATCTACGACGATGAGTCTTCAAATCTTAGCAGCCCATAAGACGATGGGGCGCCGCATAGCGGTCCTGGGCGATATGTTAGAGTTGGGTAGCCAAGAAGAACCTGGCCATTGGCAAGTCGGAACGGCAGCGAGCCGCAACGCCGATATGGTTCTTGCTGTTGGCTCTAGAGCGCGGATTATCGCGAAAGCTGCTAACTTAGAGAAATCGGGAGTGGCAACATGGGTCGCTAATTTGAATGAAGCTTTTGCCTGGCTTCAGACTCAGGTGCGAGCGGACGACGTTATTTTATTGAAAGCTTCACATGGGATGAATTTTGATGAACTGTATCAAAGGCTAAAAGATTGGGGGGGACCATCTTGA